In Corynebacterium afermentans subsp. afermentans, a genomic segment contains:
- a CDS encoding AbgT family transporter: MSGTTKATSPRNGARQHDQHDEPNQDSNQQDGMSGFLGWIERIGNKLPDPFWLFVILAGVVAVSSWLASKAGLSATDPASGEEIHVESLLTGENISRMVTDAVENFIAFPPLGVILAVMLGVAVAEQTGLLAAMVRAMVDKVSPKMLTFMVALAGVTGSVASDAIYVIIIPLGAMAFHAVGRSPVVGAMVAFAASSAGFNSSLILNITDLLLAGISTSAAQLVDQSYEVSPLANIFFVIPSAVVLSLIITAVTELFVDKKAENLVDHDHIDEDELQLDESNEPDDAHLTDDDDLSLTPLERKGLAWAGITLVIALAAYFALLFIPASPFARPEEGFMESPLIRAIAVPIALIFFATGLVYGLIVGTINDAADIPKFMAKGMESLLPILVLFFAVSQFLAWFQWSNLGPWTAIKGAELLQSWDLPNVILFAAFALMVTLINLFITSGSAQWALMAPVVVPMMMYVDVSPEVTQMLYRIGDSPSNIITPMSPYFALALTFLQKYYKKAGVGTLMSLALPYAVSMLVGWFIFFMIWYALGIPLGPGSPMGYQV, translated from the coding sequence ATGTCCGGAACCACCAAGGCAACATCGCCCCGCAACGGCGCGAGACAGCACGATCAACACGACGAGCCCAACCAGGACTCCAACCAGCAGGACGGCATGTCCGGCTTCCTGGGCTGGATTGAAAGAATCGGCAACAAACTGCCGGACCCATTCTGGCTGTTTGTGATCCTCGCCGGCGTGGTGGCGGTGTCTTCCTGGCTGGCCAGTAAGGCGGGCCTGTCCGCCACCGACCCGGCCTCCGGCGAGGAAATACACGTCGAATCGCTGCTCACCGGCGAGAACATCTCGCGGATGGTCACCGACGCGGTGGAGAACTTCATCGCCTTCCCGCCGCTGGGCGTGATCCTGGCGGTGATGCTGGGCGTGGCCGTGGCGGAGCAAACGGGTCTGCTCGCGGCGATGGTGCGCGCGATGGTGGACAAGGTCAGCCCGAAGATGCTCACGTTCATGGTCGCGCTGGCTGGCGTGACCGGTTCGGTGGCCTCGGACGCCATCTACGTGATCATCATCCCGCTGGGTGCGATGGCCTTCCACGCGGTGGGCCGCTCGCCGGTGGTGGGTGCGATGGTGGCGTTCGCGGCGTCGTCGGCAGGCTTTAACTCCTCGCTCATCCTCAACATCACGGACCTGCTGCTCGCCGGCATCTCCACCTCCGCCGCGCAGCTGGTGGACCAATCCTACGAAGTCTCCCCGCTCGCCAACATCTTCTTTGTCATCCCGTCCGCGGTGGTGCTGTCGCTGATCATCACGGCGGTAACCGAGCTGTTCGTGGACAAGAAAGCCGAGAACCTTGTCGACCACGACCACATCGACGAGGACGAACTGCAACTCGACGAGTCCAACGAACCCGACGATGCCCACCTCACCGACGATGACGACCTGTCGCTGACCCCACTCGAGCGCAAGGGCCTGGCCTGGGCCGGCATCACCCTCGTCATCGCACTGGCGGCCTACTTCGCCCTGCTGTTCATCCCAGCCTCGCCGTTCGCGCGGCCGGAGGAGGGCTTCATGGAGTCGCCGCTGATTCGCGCCATCGCCGTGCCGATCGCCCTGATCTTCTTCGCCACCGGCCTGGTCTACGGCCTGATCGTGGGCACCATCAACGACGCCGCCGACATTCCGAAGTTCATGGCCAAAGGCATGGAGTCCCTCCTGCCGATCCTGGTGTTGTTCTTCGCCGTCTCCCAGTTCCTGGCGTGGTTCCAGTGGTCCAACCTCGGCCCCTGGACCGCCATCAAGGGTGCGGAGCTGCTGCAGTCCTGGGACCTGCCGAACGTGATCCTCTTCGCCGCATTCGCGCTCATGGTCACCCTGATCAACCTGTTCATCACCTCCGGCTCCGCGCAGTGGGCGCTGATGGCGCCGGTGGTGGTGCCGATGATGATGTACGTCGACGTCTCCCCCGAGGTCACGCAGATGCTCTACCGCATCGGCGACTCGCCGTCGAACATCATCACCCCGATGTCGCCCTACTTCGCCCTCGCGTTGACCTTCCTGCAGAAGTACTACAAGAAGGCCGGCGTGGGCACCTTGATGTCCCTGGCGCTGCCGTACGCGGTGTCCATGCTGGTGGGCTGGTTCATCTTCTTCATGATCTGGTACGCCCTGGGCATCCCCCTCGGCCCGGGCTCGCCGATGGGGTACCAGGTGTAG
- a CDS encoding AAA family ATPase: protein MLLDLTIVNYRSVYEPASINMVATREQVHRERCPELSRRYKKRINPVAALFGANAAGKSTFVRALTALQRMLENPPRPTDPMPFDPFALRPEAAFEPTSFEVLFSVGDIVYEYVLAYDAKSVVEERLTKYLSKDEIDVFERVGDSFSFPLLEEKSERFPTEVAQARVLLESVPPKVPLASFASETNLSRFPDPLKLDAFGVVRAFVETILVIPAGLMDIGHLQSQPDGWEDLISQIDAGITGVETELVELSALGLGAEQALEIEQELRSNPDYPMDVELSSGRFTLRIDGDEIEAQRITLLHSAEEGENHGLRWWDESEGTRSATRLLGLFSRLATPGFEAVLVVDEFDRSFHTELSRALIGGFLANSSADSRAQLIFTTHDLLLMDPETLRRDEIWVVEKDRSGQTQTSVLSDFEGPRKTTDLRKSYLRGRFGGVPSIKPLKFSNVE, encoded by the coding sequence ATGCTGCTGGACCTCACGATCGTGAACTATCGCTCGGTGTACGAGCCCGCGTCGATAAACATGGTCGCGACCAGGGAGCAGGTTCACCGAGAGCGCTGCCCGGAGCTTTCTCGTCGTTACAAGAAGCGGATTAACCCTGTAGCAGCCCTGTTCGGTGCAAACGCGGCGGGCAAGTCTACGTTCGTCCGGGCGCTGACCGCGCTGCAGCGAATGCTGGAAAATCCTCCGCGCCCTACAGATCCAATGCCATTTGATCCGTTCGCGCTTCGCCCAGAGGCAGCGTTTGAGCCGACGAGTTTTGAGGTGCTGTTCTCTGTCGGCGACATCGTCTACGAGTACGTGCTCGCGTACGACGCGAAAAGCGTGGTGGAGGAGCGGCTAACGAAGTACCTGTCCAAAGACGAAATTGACGTTTTTGAGCGCGTAGGGGACTCGTTCAGCTTCCCATTGTTGGAGGAGAAATCGGAGCGTTTCCCCACCGAGGTCGCGCAAGCACGGGTGCTGCTCGAATCAGTTCCGCCGAAGGTTCCTCTCGCCTCCTTTGCCAGCGAGACGAACCTTTCGCGGTTCCCAGATCCGCTCAAGCTGGATGCGTTCGGGGTCGTCCGTGCTTTCGTCGAAACAATTCTGGTGATCCCAGCCGGGTTGATGGATATCGGCCACCTGCAGTCCCAGCCTGACGGGTGGGAAGACTTGATTTCGCAGATCGATGCCGGAATTACAGGTGTCGAAACCGAGCTCGTGGAACTTTCAGCTTTGGGGTTGGGCGCCGAGCAAGCACTGGAGATAGAGCAGGAGCTGCGAAGCAACCCGGACTATCCGATGGATGTGGAATTATCTTCGGGGCGCTTCACGCTGCGGATCGACGGCGATGAGATTGAGGCGCAACGAATCACCCTTCTCCACTCTGCTGAAGAAGGCGAGAACCACGGCCTGCGCTGGTGGGACGAGTCGGAAGGGACCCGTTCCGCGACGAGGCTGCTTGGGTTGTTTTCTCGGCTGGCAACTCCAGGCTTCGAAGCTGTATTGGTCGTTGACGAGTTCGACCGCAGCTTCCACACTGAACTCTCTCGCGCGCTGATCGGTGGGTTCCTTGCGAATTCTTCTGCAGACTCCCGGGCGCAACTGATTTTTACCACGCACGACCTTTTGCTCATGGACCCCGAAACATTGCGGAGAGACGAGATCTGGGTAGTAGAGAAGGACCGATCGGGACAAACCCAAACGAGCGTCCTCTCGGACTTCGAGGGGCCGCGGAAGACGACGGACCTTCGAAAGAGCTACCTGCGAGGCAGGTTCGGTGGTGTGCCGTCGATAAAGCCGCTGAAGTTCAGCAATGTCGAATAG
- a CDS encoding ImmA/IrrE family metallo-endopeptidase codes for MAWLRRNFNFPEPDLPDFSGFTPSEAARHARTIWQLGDRPVPNSVQLAESLGIAVMGLPPAASAVDAFSMWDGEQPFIFLARRRTPEGARFDLAHELGHLLLHSSDDPRSGKREEDEANQFAADFLIPPGIVHAHLRLHASLNDILQLKTALKVSAMAMLRAAYQHGKLSEREYHSHLTTLSARGFRTDKPGSTLQYERSRVFDYVLSPEGGASISRIADETQLPPQDLHAFMLSTQPHTVSSATSTTSAPARPVLRVVR; via the coding sequence TTGGCGTGGCTTCGCCGCAACTTCAACTTCCCGGAGCCTGACCTCCCTGATTTTTCTGGGTTTACGCCTTCGGAGGCAGCCCGCCATGCGCGCACGATCTGGCAGCTCGGCGACAGGCCAGTTCCAAACTCGGTCCAGCTCGCCGAATCCCTCGGCATCGCCGTCATGGGCCTTCCACCCGCGGCCTCCGCTGTTGACGCATTTTCCATGTGGGACGGCGAGCAGCCGTTCATCTTCTTAGCCCGGCGCCGCACCCCCGAAGGAGCCCGCTTCGACCTCGCGCACGAATTGGGCCACCTGCTACTCCACAGCAGCGACGATCCACGCAGCGGAAAACGCGAGGAGGACGAGGCCAACCAGTTCGCCGCCGACTTCCTCATCCCGCCTGGCATAGTTCACGCGCACCTTCGTCTGCACGCGAGCCTTAACGACATTCTCCAGCTCAAGACCGCGTTGAAGGTGTCAGCCATGGCCATGCTTCGCGCCGCGTACCAGCACGGCAAACTCAGCGAGCGGGAATACCACTCCCACCTGACCACCCTCTCCGCGCGCGGTTTCCGCACCGACAAGCCCGGCAGCACACTGCAATACGAACGCTCCCGCGTCTTCGATTACGTGCTTTCCCCCGAAGGTGGCGCCAGCATCTCACGCATCGCCGACGAAACACAGCTGCCGCCACAGGACCTGCACGCCTTTATGCTCAGCACCCAACCACACACGGTTTCGAGCGCCACCTCGACAACAAGCGCTCCTGCCCGCCCGGTACTCCGCGTGGTGCGTTAA
- a CDS encoding RloB family protein has translation MKDVFLIVTEGTTEKNYFEMECFRDKSVKVEARRGVHPHPPALLKTADEWLANLKRDGDLRPGDQAWVVLDEDDATDQQLRDVFEWAAERKDRGVGFSVPQFEYWLLLHFAYAKGASTQKDVLDSLMQHWPSYAKTAQPSFTVDDVRCAIARAGAKVREPLDSLRDFDEHVGRHAASTTVHLLAERIITSLYGK, from the coding sequence GTGAAAGATGTGTTCCTCATCGTTACCGAAGGCACGACTGAGAAGAACTACTTCGAAATGGAGTGCTTTCGGGACAAGTCCGTGAAAGTAGAAGCGCGCAGAGGAGTGCATCCTCACCCACCTGCGTTGCTCAAGACTGCAGACGAATGGCTGGCCAACCTTAAACGCGACGGCGATCTGCGGCCCGGCGATCAAGCCTGGGTGGTCCTCGATGAAGACGATGCGACTGACCAGCAACTCCGAGACGTATTTGAATGGGCCGCAGAACGCAAAGATCGCGGAGTAGGTTTTAGCGTTCCGCAGTTCGAGTACTGGCTCCTGCTCCACTTCGCCTACGCAAAGGGCGCAAGCACGCAGAAGGATGTCCTGGACAGCTTGATGCAGCACTGGCCGTCGTACGCAAAAACCGCCCAGCCAAGTTTCACCGTGGACGATGTCCGGTGCGCCATTGCACGCGCTGGGGCGAAAGTTCGAGAGCCACTTGATTCGTTAAGGGATTTCGACGAGCACGTCGGTCGGCATGCTGCCTCGACCACGGTGCACCTGCTCGCGGAGCGCATCATCACGTCGCTCTATGGGAAGTGA
- a CDS encoding DUF4230 domain-containing protein translates to MKKLSGVLVSVVAVLAVLALVLVLLRPAIFERGERTMDSATIGGQFNDIAELATEEYVYSSVGKFDDEGLRLLGVRVPFTGKNFLVSYEGKVTAGIKDASQITVDVDDADQTVTVRLPRAEVLDSTWTQGSSEVWDQTLNPINQIKVEDVTEFVDSRRELEKQKAIDGGLLDRARARAEELARSHMEALIEGTNLEGYEVKVITAR, encoded by the coding sequence GTGAAAAAGCTCAGTGGTGTCCTTGTTTCCGTCGTGGCTGTGCTGGCTGTGCTTGCGCTCGTGCTGGTGCTGCTGCGGCCGGCGATTTTCGAGCGCGGCGAGCGCACCATGGACTCTGCCACCATCGGCGGGCAGTTCAACGACATCGCAGAGCTGGCAACGGAGGAATACGTCTACTCCTCCGTGGGCAAGTTCGACGACGAAGGGCTGCGCCTGCTGGGGGTGCGCGTGCCGTTTACCGGCAAGAACTTCCTCGTCTCCTACGAGGGCAAAGTCACCGCGGGCATCAAAGACGCCAGCCAGATCACCGTGGACGTAGACGACGCCGACCAAACGGTTACCGTGCGGCTGCCGCGCGCGGAGGTGCTGGATTCCACCTGGACCCAGGGCAGCTCCGAAGTGTGGGACCAGACCCTGAACCCCATCAACCAGATCAAGGTGGAGGATGTCACGGAGTTTGTGGATTCGCGCCGCGAGCTAGAAAAACAGAAAGCTATCGACGGCGGGCTGCTCGATCGCGCCCGGGCCCGCGCCGAGGAGCTCGCCCGCTCGCACATGGAGGCGCTCATTGAGGGGACGAACCTGGAGGGCTACGAGGTGAAGGTGATTACCGCGCGGTAG